In Crassostrea angulata isolate pt1a10 chromosome 6, ASM2561291v2, whole genome shotgun sequence, a genomic segment contains:
- the LOC128187022 gene encoding putative leucine-rich repeat-containing protein DDB_G0290503 isoform X2 produces MQSPTLKYFIDSPSDIRKEIDRKLVDDGISDQCPEEEKLLYVWRLYQHTETDLQRAIENEEKLKLAQTAEMQEVENYVEHIRHLSDEREALIQELETENDQLKSEIDSLKQDQNAAALRDETTEMLVQQGLDEIANVSTSEQIAFLLVERARLLDELEAEQNRTMTPSVNSTMTETTCPQTPGLSTPGINTPGPSEDGRMSAVEFEQTLERERTQFEEELNQSRESIKKMKERLKREHEEEINALMEENNKLEDDYEEAKAKLYKHKLLHEKEMEELDKEVKKLREDLQTLQKEKEKSDSDSRSSTPANVFSGRPPSPARSPNDLAIRNIIQEKTKIESELVQIKSQHRSTQNENTELKSKVESLSEELEKLQISIQQLQMKNKSLRSELEEAENQLEEAETASEEVTKDRDEMKLRLGSLEKEVKNLRADAQKTHSLQDSVRILNQEKCDLTNELDTVKRELDEAQSEKEQLANQKLALSKEEIRLTEELQAMKSELDTYKCSHEELTDQKNELNRTLTLLDKTNSELETLRSEKFELNCRSENLSKENKDLLNQVESLQGELERLRSDGQEMSKQQIIINHMRDQVQKLTKEISDLKNSLQEKEKAEKDLNKTIEVQEAEISRLKSDIDNLKHVHEKERVDIQEEHANEIEDLKMKLQLTLQELSRSKQMLDDERSQCSEVEVKAHDLEVLLEEMQKTNSAYEKKLDEVSHLEKRVKDLEKLVSEKCDIEDQLEDKNREISDLEQEIEEFESIKLELEDTRESLDKEKVIRSKLEATVRDLEQILDDQRTDHESIQQQFTNKQDIGILIKEKVQSLESQVRGLQDDLFAAQEELQVTMEKHEQMFLYRMLRINLREYILDRIGKELEEARAAHIEIQERIESEKQRQTLQSSPEVNGATQRIEVQKVENLEKQIETMKTRLTETQNQLDKATQEKSTSEKEIKILRDSLKQKEGDMKEIEALRQELSQARREVEHLQLSTKYDGEERQKHVDRIRSLEELSKQLELDNRELATKLQESIQQISHVEDQIKRERQRNTDKQYMNHRHVSQIEADLDEATSQVRQLKDDLQKKQTYIMKLEADAIGNAAKYESTISRLESELNETKQFHKKELEAVTERLETTCKDNKELRNQIREKDQEYQSSFQDVNRYRGTADRLESQIQTEIKIRTDLENRNAALDKEISKAQTERNEEFPNLRVWSQVRSLMEKNASLEAAKRSLEDELERKNSSSKFAETTLSQASANHEAVLKSVQSKADSAEKKVVWSGHKSPVQRRETKAKPFILKAEKLQHDLETVTFKLKTVEQQLSQAEELKNELQDKKEKVAALRNQLEAEKLQRTLLDQTVSELKHQVSLLKSRESKVIDQNRELQHTMIDMETKLDDMQERNQTALDMDALTWDEEENNEQKRYTEVGKRGLLDQIHKLQKEVKDLQYELLTVNERREIQERKYEDRKMKTKVKLMRARTFNAGCVEEGQEFVVEFYSKERTRMQEQLRQYDDDLRLTRSTLRKEMDWKEKMEKNYQTVLREKREYLSQLSDMEEAVREKTRMVSMLQVRTKFLEEENSRLQDRIDSITKQKQGLDKLLKEYKLSGKDVHLSRLSSDSRPHSLTGGTSGIGNSVDSSWVNEQDPYIEPYLGYRNTQSSNMVINNYLSRSFEPHSHAVDLYRGETGSEESYSREFDT; encoded by the exons GACAGTCCGTCGGACATTCGTAAAGAGATTGACAGGAAACTTGTGGACGATGGAATCAGTGATCAATGTCCAGAGGAGGAGAAACTACTGTATGTGTGGAGGCTGTATCAGCACACAGAG ACAGACCTTCAGCGAGCCATTGAAAATGAGGAGAAACTCAAACTCGCTCAGACGGCCGAGATGCAGGAAGTGGAGAACTATGTTGAGCACATCAGGCATCTGTCGGACGAGCGGGAGGCACTCATACAGGAGCTCGAGACTGAGAATGACCAGCTCAAGTCCGAGATTGACTCGCTCAAACAGGACCAAAACG ctgCAGCTTTAAGGGATGAGACAACAGAGATGTTGGTTCAGCAGGGACTCGATGAAATTGCCAATGTCTCAACGAGTGAACAGATAGCCTTCCTGCTAGTGGAGCGGGCGAGACTTCTGGATGAACTTGAGGCTGAACAGAACCGGACAATGACCCCGTCCGTCAACTCCACCATGACCGAAACAACCTGTCCCCAGACCCCAGGTCTCAGTACCCCCGGAATCAACACCCCAGGTCCCTCAGAAGACGGAAGGATGTCGGCAGTTGAGTTTGAGCAAACCTTGGAGCGTGAGCGAACTCAGTTTGAAGAGGAGTTGAACCAGTCTCGTGAGAgcataaagaaaatgaaagaacGGCTAAAGAGGGAACACGAGGAGGAGATCAATGCATTGATGGAGGAGAACAACAAACTGGAGGATGACTATGAGGAGGCCAAGGCTAAG CTTTACAAGCATAAATTGCTGCATGAAAAAGAG ATGGAGGAACTGGACAAGGAAGTGAAAAAGTTGAGAGAGGACCTCCAAACTCTacagaaagagaaagagaagtcAGACTCAG ATTCACGCTCCTCCACCCCCGCCAATGTGTTCAGTGGACGTCCACCCAGCCCCGCCCGCTCTCCCAATGACCTTGCCATCCGCAACATCATCCAGGAGAAGACAAAGATTGAGAGCGAACTCGTTCAAATCAAATCTCAACACCGAAGCACACAAAATGAGAACACAGAACTCAAGTCAAAG GTGGAGTCTCTTTCGGAGGAGTTGGAGAAATTACAAATTTCCATTCAGCAGTTACAGATGAAGAACAAAAGTCTGCGATCTGAGCTTGAGGAGGCCGAGAACCAGCTGGAGGAAGCTGAG acTGCCAGTGAGGAAGTTACAAAGGACAGGGATGAGATGAAGTTAAGACTCGGAAGTCTAGAAAAGGAGGTCAAAAACCTACGAGCTGATGCTCAGAAAACTCACTCATTGCAG GACTCTGTTCGAATTCTGAACCAGGAAAAGTGTGATTTAACTAATGAACTTGATACTGTCAAGCGTGAGCTCGATGAAGCTCAATCTGAAAAAGAACAGCTAGCCAATCAAAAGCTTGCACTCAGTAAGGAGGAAATTCGACTTACGGAGGAACTTCAGGCGATGAAATCGGAGCTTGATACATACAAGTGTTCACATGAAGAATTGACTGACCAGAAAAACGAGTTAAATAGAACTTTAACATTACTAGATAAAACAAACTCTGAATTAGAGACCTTGAGATCTGAGAAATTTGAACTGAATTGCCGGTCTGAGAACTTATCCAAGGAAAATAAAGATTTATTAAATCAGGTTGAAAGTCTTCAGGGAGAGTTAGAGCGGTTACGCTCGGACGGCCAGGAGATGTCTAAACAGCAG ATTATTATAAACCATATGCGAGACCAAGTTCAAAAACTCACCAAAGAAATTAGTGATTTAAAAAACAGTCTGCAAGAGAAAGAAAAGGCAGAAAAAGATCTCAACAAAACAATT GAAGTGCAGGAGGCAGAAATTAGTAGATTAAAAAGtgatattgacaatttaaaacatgttcatGAAAAAGAAAGAGTTGACATTCAAGAGGAACATGCAAATGAGATTGAGGATTTGAAAATGAAGCTTCAGCTTACACTTCAAGAATTATCTCGATCGAAACAAATGTTGGACGACGAACGGAGTCAGTGTTCAGAGGTAGAGGTCAAAGCTCACGACCTTGAGGTGCTTCTGGAGGAAATGCAAAAAACAAATAGTGCTTACGAGAAAAAATTAGACGAGGTGTCTCATCTAGAAAAGAGGGTGAAAGATTTGGAGAAACTAGTGTCTGAAAAATGTGATATTGAGGACCAACTAGAGGACAAAAATCGTGAGATCTCCGACCTAGAGCAGGAAATTGAGGAGTTTGAGAGCATTAAGTTAGAATTGGAAGATACGCGGGAAAGTTTGGATAAAGAAAAAGTGATCCGAAGCAAGCTAGAGGCCACGGTCCGTGACCTGGAACAAATCCTGGATGATCAACGGACTGACCACGAGAGCATTCAGCAGCAGTTTACTAACAAG caggACATAGGAATTTTGATTAAAGAAAAG GTGCAATCTCTGGAGAGTCAGGTGCGAGGTCTGCAGGATGATCTGTTTGCCGCCCAGGAAGAACTCCAGGTTACCATGGAGAAACATGAACAG ATGTTCCTTTACCGAATGTTAAGGATCAATCTTAGAGAG TACATACTTGATAGAATAGGGAAG GAGCTTGAAGAGGCCCGGGCAGCACACATTGAAATCCAGGAGCGAATTGAGTCGGAGAAGCAGAGGCAGACCTTACAGTCCAGTCCGGAGGTCAATGGAGCGACGCAGAGGATAGAGGTCCAGAAAGTAGAG aatCTAGAGAAGCAGATAGAGACAATGAAGACACGTTTAACCGAGACTCAAAATCAACTGGATAAGGCCACTCAAGAAAAGTCCACATCGGagaaagaaatcaaaatcctcCGAGATTCACTGAAGCAGAAAGAAGGCGACATGAAGGAGATAGAGGCACTGAGACAGGAGCTCAGTCAGGCACGGCGAGAAGTCGAACACTTACAGCTGTCCACGAAATACGACGGCGAGGAACGACAGAAACATGTGGACAGAATCCGGTCTCTGGAGGAGCTGTCCAAGCAGCTCGAGCTGGACAACAGGGAACTCGCCACCAAG CTGCAGGAGTCTATTCAACAAATCAGTCATGTTGAAGATCAGATAAAGCGAGAGCGGCAGAGGAACACAGACAAACAGTACATGAACCACCGGCATGTCAGCCAGATAGAGGCTGACCTTGACGAGGCCACCAGTCAGGTCAGACAACTCAAGGACGACCTCCAGAAGAAACAGACTTATATCATGAAGTTGGAGGCTGATGCCATCGGCAATGCT GCAAAGTATGAAAGTACGATATCTCGGCTTGAATCTGAATTGAATGAGACCAAACAGTTTCATAAGAAAGAATTAGAGGCAGTGACGGAACGCCTGGAGACGACGTGTAAAGACAACAAGGAGTTACGGAATCAGATCAGGGAGAAAGATCAG GAGTATCAGAGTTCGTTCCAGGACGTGAATCGATATCGAGGCACTGCAGACCGCCTGGAATCGCAGATCCAGACGGAGATCAAGATCCGCACTGACCTGGAGAACAGAAACGCAGCTCTGGACAAAGAGATTTCTAAA GCTCAAACAGAACGCAAT GAGGAATTTCCTAATTTAAGA GTGTGGAGCCAGGTCCGTTCATTGATGGAGAAGAATGCCAGTTTGGAGGCAGCCAAACGAAGCTTGGAGGATGAACTTGAAAGG AAGAATTCCAGTTCAAAGTTTGCAGAGACAACTCTGTCGCAGGCATCGGCCAATCACGAGGCAGTTCTGAAATCAGTGCAGTCCAAAGCAGACTCAGCGGAGAAGAAA GTGGTTTGGAGTGGCCATAAGTCCCCGGTACAGAGACGG GAAACCAAAGCTAAACCTTTTATACTTAAA GCCGAAAAGCTTCAGCATGACCTTGAGACAGTGACCTTCAAGTTGAAGACGGTGGAGCAGCAGCTGAGTCAGGCGGAGGAGCTGAAGAACGAACTCCAGGACAAAAAGGAGAAAGTCGCCGCACTGCGGAACCAGCTGGAGGCTGAGAAACTCCAGAG GACTCTACTTGACCAGACTGTGTCAGAATTAAAACACCAGGTGTCGCTGCTGAAGTCTCGCGAGTCCAAGGTGATAGACCAGAATCGAGAGCTCCAGCACACCATGATTGACATGGAGACCAAACTGGACGACATGCAGGAGCGGAACCAGACAGCCCTAGACATG GATGCGTTGACCTGGGATGAGGAGGAGAACAATGAG CAAAAGCGTTACACTGAGGTTGGAAAACGAGGACTGTTGGATCAAATCCACAAACTCCAGAAAGAGGTTAAGGACCTACAATACGAACTTCTGACGGTGAATGAGCGACGGGAAATACAGGAAAGGAAGTATGAGGACCGAAAAATGAAGACCAAGGTCAAGCTGATGAGAGCAAG GACGTTTAATGCGGGTTGTGTGGAAGAAGGCCAGGAGTTTGTAGT GGAGTTTTACTCCAAGGAGAGAACGCGTATGCAGGAGCAGCTCCGCCAGTACGACGACGATCTGAGGCTGACGCGATCCACGCTCAGGAAGGAGATGGACTGGAAAGAGAAAATGGAGAAGAACTACCAGACCGTGCTCCGCGAGAAGCGGGAATATTTGTCTCA GCTGTCAGATATGGAGGAAGCCGTACGAGAGAAGACACGAATGGTGTCCATGCTGCAAGTCCGTACCAAGTTCTTGGAGGAGGAGAATTCTCGCCTGCAAGATCGTATCGACTCTATCACCAAACAGAAGCAGGGATTAGATAAGCTGCTCAAAGAATACAAACTCTCTGGTAAAGACGTGCAT TTGTCTCGCCTGAGTTCAGACAGCCGACCTCACAGCCTGACGGGGGGTACCAGTGGTATCGGGAATAGCGTGGATTCCAGCTGGGTCAACGAACAGGACCCGTACATCGAGCCGTACCTGGGTTATCGCAATACGCAATCCTCCAACATGGTAATAAATAACTACCTCAGTCGAAGCTTCGAACCTCATAGTCACGCTGTCGATTTATATCGTGGGGAGACAGGAAGTGAAGAGTCGTACAGTCGCGAGTTTGATACCTAA
- the LOC128187022 gene encoding putative leucine-rich repeat-containing protein DDB_G0290503 isoform X20: protein MTTGDLKSWHIFENTEPAAALRDETTEMLVQQGLDEIANVSTSEQIAFLLVERARLLDELEAEQNRTMTPSVNSTMTETTCPQTPGLSTPGINTPGPSEDGRMSAVEFEQTLERERTQFEEELNQSRESIKKMKERLKREHEEEINALMEENNKLEDDYEEAKAKLYKHKLLHEKEMEELDKEVKKLREDLQTLQKEKEKSDSDSRSSTPANVFSGRPPSPARSPNDLAIRNIIQEKTKIESELVQIKSQHRSTQNENTELKSKVESLSEELEKLQISIQQLQMKNKSLRSELEEAENQLEEAETASEEVTKDRDEMKLRLGSLEKEVKNLRADAQKTHSLQDSVRILNQEKCDLTNELDTVKRELDEAQSEKEQLANQKLALSKEEIRLTEELQAMKSELDTYKCSHEELTDQKNELNRTLTLLDKTNSELETLRSEKFELNCRSENLSKENKDLLNQVESLQGELERLRSDGQEMSKQQIIINHMRDQVQKLTKEISDLKNSLQEKEKAEKDLNKTIEVQEAEISRLKSDIDNLKHVHEKERVDIQEEHANEIEDLKMKLQLTLQELSRSKQMLDDERSQCSEVEVKAHDLEVLLEEMQKTNSAYEKKLDEVSHLEKRVKDLEKLVSEKCDIEDQLEDKNREISDLEQEIEEFESIKLELEDTRESLDKEKVIRSKLEATVRDLEQILDDQRTDHESIQQQFTNKQDIGILIKEKVQSLESQVRGLQDDLFAAQEELQVTMEKHEQMFLYRMLRINLREYILDRIGKELEEARAAHIEIQERIESEKQRQTLQSSPEVNGATQRIEVQKVENLEKQIETMKTRLTETQNQLDKATQEKSTSEKEIKILRDSLKQKEGDMKEIEALRQELSQARREVEHLQLSTKYDGEERQKHVDRIRSLEELSKQLELDNRELATKLQESIQQISHVEDQIKRERQRNTDKQYMNHRHVSQIEADLDEATSQVRQLKDDLQKKQTYIMKLEADAIGNAAKYESTISRLESELNETKQFHKKELEAVTERLETTCKDNKELRNQIREKDQEYQSSFQDVNRYRGTADRLESQIQTEIKIRTDLENRNAALDKEISKAQTERNEEFPNLRVWSQVRSLMEKNASLEAAKRSLEDELERKNSSSKFAETTLSQASANHEAVLKSVQSKADSAEKKVVWSGHKSPVQRRETKAKPFILKAEKLQHDLETVTFKLKTVEQQLSQAEELKNELQDKKEKVAALRNQLEAEKLQRTLLDQTVSELKHQVSLLKSRESKVIDQNRELQHTMIDMETKLDDMQERNQTALDMDALTWDEEENNEQKRYTEVGKRGLLDQIHKLQKEVKDLQYELLTVNERREIQERKYEDRKMKTKVKLMRARTFNAGCVEEGQEFVVEFYSKERTRMQEQLRQYDDDLRLTRSTLRKEMDWKEKMEKNYQTVLREKREYLSQLSDMEEAVREKTRMVSMLQVRTKFLEEENSRLQDRIDSITKQKQGLDKLLKEYKLSGKDVHLSRLSSDSRPHSLTGGTSGIGNSVDSSWVNEQDPYIEPYLGYRNTQSSNMVINNYLSRSFEPHSHAVDLYRGETGSEESYSREFDT from the exons ATGACTACAGGAGATTTAAAGAGCTGGCATATATTTGAGAACACTGAGCCAG ctgCAGCTTTAAGGGATGAGACAACAGAGATGTTGGTTCAGCAGGGACTCGATGAAATTGCCAATGTCTCAACGAGTGAACAGATAGCCTTCCTGCTAGTGGAGCGGGCGAGACTTCTGGATGAACTTGAGGCTGAACAGAACCGGACAATGACCCCGTCCGTCAACTCCACCATGACCGAAACAACCTGTCCCCAGACCCCAGGTCTCAGTACCCCCGGAATCAACACCCCAGGTCCCTCAGAAGACGGAAGGATGTCGGCAGTTGAGTTTGAGCAAACCTTGGAGCGTGAGCGAACTCAGTTTGAAGAGGAGTTGAACCAGTCTCGTGAGAgcataaagaaaatgaaagaacGGCTAAAGAGGGAACACGAGGAGGAGATCAATGCATTGATGGAGGAGAACAACAAACTGGAGGATGACTATGAGGAGGCCAAGGCTAAG CTTTACAAGCATAAATTGCTGCATGAAAAAGAG ATGGAGGAACTGGACAAGGAAGTGAAAAAGTTGAGAGAGGACCTCCAAACTCTacagaaagagaaagagaagtcAGACTCAG ATTCACGCTCCTCCACCCCCGCCAATGTGTTCAGTGGACGTCCACCCAGCCCCGCCCGCTCTCCCAATGACCTTGCCATCCGCAACATCATCCAGGAGAAGACAAAGATTGAGAGCGAACTCGTTCAAATCAAATCTCAACACCGAAGCACACAAAATGAGAACACAGAACTCAAGTCAAAG GTGGAGTCTCTTTCGGAGGAGTTGGAGAAATTACAAATTTCCATTCAGCAGTTACAGATGAAGAACAAAAGTCTGCGATCTGAGCTTGAGGAGGCCGAGAACCAGCTGGAGGAAGCTGAG acTGCCAGTGAGGAAGTTACAAAGGACAGGGATGAGATGAAGTTAAGACTCGGAAGTCTAGAAAAGGAGGTCAAAAACCTACGAGCTGATGCTCAGAAAACTCACTCATTGCAG GACTCTGTTCGAATTCTGAACCAGGAAAAGTGTGATTTAACTAATGAACTTGATACTGTCAAGCGTGAGCTCGATGAAGCTCAATCTGAAAAAGAACAGCTAGCCAATCAAAAGCTTGCACTCAGTAAGGAGGAAATTCGACTTACGGAGGAACTTCAGGCGATGAAATCGGAGCTTGATACATACAAGTGTTCACATGAAGAATTGACTGACCAGAAAAACGAGTTAAATAGAACTTTAACATTACTAGATAAAACAAACTCTGAATTAGAGACCTTGAGATCTGAGAAATTTGAACTGAATTGCCGGTCTGAGAACTTATCCAAGGAAAATAAAGATTTATTAAATCAGGTTGAAAGTCTTCAGGGAGAGTTAGAGCGGTTACGCTCGGACGGCCAGGAGATGTCTAAACAGCAG ATTATTATAAACCATATGCGAGACCAAGTTCAAAAACTCACCAAAGAAATTAGTGATTTAAAAAACAGTCTGCAAGAGAAAGAAAAGGCAGAAAAAGATCTCAACAAAACAATT GAAGTGCAGGAGGCAGAAATTAGTAGATTAAAAAGtgatattgacaatttaaaacatgttcatGAAAAAGAAAGAGTTGACATTCAAGAGGAACATGCAAATGAGATTGAGGATTTGAAAATGAAGCTTCAGCTTACACTTCAAGAATTATCTCGATCGAAACAAATGTTGGACGACGAACGGAGTCAGTGTTCAGAGGTAGAGGTCAAAGCTCACGACCTTGAGGTGCTTCTGGAGGAAATGCAAAAAACAAATAGTGCTTACGAGAAAAAATTAGACGAGGTGTCTCATCTAGAAAAGAGGGTGAAAGATTTGGAGAAACTAGTGTCTGAAAAATGTGATATTGAGGACCAACTAGAGGACAAAAATCGTGAGATCTCCGACCTAGAGCAGGAAATTGAGGAGTTTGAGAGCATTAAGTTAGAATTGGAAGATACGCGGGAAAGTTTGGATAAAGAAAAAGTGATCCGAAGCAAGCTAGAGGCCACGGTCCGTGACCTGGAACAAATCCTGGATGATCAACGGACTGACCACGAGAGCATTCAGCAGCAGTTTACTAACAAG caggACATAGGAATTTTGATTAAAGAAAAG GTGCAATCTCTGGAGAGTCAGGTGCGAGGTCTGCAGGATGATCTGTTTGCCGCCCAGGAAGAACTCCAGGTTACCATGGAGAAACATGAACAG ATGTTCCTTTACCGAATGTTAAGGATCAATCTTAGAGAG TACATACTTGATAGAATAGGGAAG GAGCTTGAAGAGGCCCGGGCAGCACACATTGAAATCCAGGAGCGAATTGAGTCGGAGAAGCAGAGGCAGACCTTACAGTCCAGTCCGGAGGTCAATGGAGCGACGCAGAGGATAGAGGTCCAGAAAGTAGAG aatCTAGAGAAGCAGATAGAGACAATGAAGACACGTTTAACCGAGACTCAAAATCAACTGGATAAGGCCACTCAAGAAAAGTCCACATCGGagaaagaaatcaaaatcctcCGAGATTCACTGAAGCAGAAAGAAGGCGACATGAAGGAGATAGAGGCACTGAGACAGGAGCTCAGTCAGGCACGGCGAGAAGTCGAACACTTACAGCTGTCCACGAAATACGACGGCGAGGAACGACAGAAACATGTGGACAGAATCCGGTCTCTGGAGGAGCTGTCCAAGCAGCTCGAGCTGGACAACAGGGAACTCGCCACCAAG CTGCAGGAGTCTATTCAACAAATCAGTCATGTTGAAGATCAGATAAAGCGAGAGCGGCAGAGGAACACAGACAAACAGTACATGAACCACCGGCATGTCAGCCAGATAGAGGCTGACCTTGACGAGGCCACCAGTCAGGTCAGACAACTCAAGGACGACCTCCAGAAGAAACAGACTTATATCATGAAGTTGGAGGCTGATGCCATCGGCAATGCT GCAAAGTATGAAAGTACGATATCTCGGCTTGAATCTGAATTGAATGAGACCAAACAGTTTCATAAGAAAGAATTAGAGGCAGTGACGGAACGCCTGGAGACGACGTGTAAAGACAACAAGGAGTTACGGAATCAGATCAGGGAGAAAGATCAG GAGTATCAGAGTTCGTTCCAGGACGTGAATCGATATCGAGGCACTGCAGACCGCCTGGAATCGCAGATCCAGACGGAGATCAAGATCCGCACTGACCTGGAGAACAGAAACGCAGCTCTGGACAAAGAGATTTCTAAA GCTCAAACAGAACGCAAT GAGGAATTTCCTAATTTAAGA GTGTGGAGCCAGGTCCGTTCATTGATGGAGAAGAATGCCAGTTTGGAGGCAGCCAAACGAAGCTTGGAGGATGAACTTGAAAGG AAGAATTCCAGTTCAAAGTTTGCAGAGACAACTCTGTCGCAGGCATCGGCCAATCACGAGGCAGTTCTGAAATCAGTGCAGTCCAAAGCAGACTCAGCGGAGAAGAAA GTGGTTTGGAGTGGCCATAAGTCCCCGGTACAGAGACGG GAAACCAAAGCTAAACCTTTTATACTTAAA GCCGAAAAGCTTCAGCATGACCTTGAGACAGTGACCTTCAAGTTGAAGACGGTGGAGCAGCAGCTGAGTCAGGCGGAGGAGCTGAAGAACGAACTCCAGGACAAAAAGGAGAAAGTCGCCGCACTGCGGAACCAGCTGGAGGCTGAGAAACTCCAGAG GACTCTACTTGACCAGACTGTGTCAGAATTAAAACACCAGGTGTCGCTGCTGAAGTCTCGCGAGTCCAAGGTGATAGACCAGAATCGAGAGCTCCAGCACACCATGATTGACATGGAGACCAAACTGGACGACATGCAGGAGCGGAACCAGACAGCCCTAGACATG GATGCGTTGACCTGGGATGAGGAGGAGAACAATGAG CAAAAGCGTTACACTGAGGTTGGAAAACGAGGACTGTTGGATCAAATCCACAAACTCCAGAAAGAGGTTAAGGACCTACAATACGAACTTCTGACGGTGAATGAGCGACGGGAAATACAGGAAAGGAAGTATGAGGACCGAAAAATGAAGACCAAGGTCAAGCTGATGAGAGCAAG GACGTTTAATGCGGGTTGTGTGGAAGAAGGCCAGGAGTTTGTAGT GGAGTTTTACTCCAAGGAGAGAACGCGTATGCAGGAGCAGCTCCGCCAGTACGACGACGATCTGAGGCTGACGCGATCCACGCTCAGGAAGGAGATGGACTGGAAAGAGAAAATGGAGAAGAACTACCAGACCGTGCTCCGCGAGAAGCGGGAATATTTGTCTCA GCTGTCAGATATGGAGGAAGCCGTACGAGAGAAGACACGAATGGTGTCCATGCTGCAAGTCCGTACCAAGTTCTTGGAGGAGGAGAATTCTCGCCTGCAAGATCGTATCGACTCTATCACCAAACAGAAGCAGGGATTAGATAAGCTGCTCAAAGAATACAAACTCTCTGGTAAAGACGTGCAT TTGTCTCGCCTGAGTTCAGACAGCCGACCTCACAGCCTGACGGGGGGTACCAGTGGTATCGGGAATAGCGTGGATTCCAGCTGGGTCAACGAACAGGACCCGTACATCGAGCCGTACCTGGGTTATCGCAATACGCAATCCTCCAACATGGTAATAAATAACTACCTCAGTCGAAGCTTCGAACCTCATAGTCACGCTGTCGATTTATATCGTGGGGAGACAGGAAGTGAAGAGTCGTACAGTCGCGAGTTTGATACCTAA